The Bacillus sp. Y1 genome includes the window AACCGTTATGAAAGCAGGAGCAAATGGCCTAGCGATCATTTCCGATATTTGTCGAGCCAGTCATATTCCAGAGCATACCAAGCTTTTACGTAGATTAGTTGATGAATTTTAGTCAAGGAGAGGTCATTCACTATGGTAAATAAGGCATTAACCATTGCAGGTTCAGATAGTGGTGGAGGGGCTGGCATACAGGCCGATCTGAAGACATTTCAAGAATTAGATGTGTACGGAATGTCTGTGATAACAGCCGTAACCGCACAAAACACAACAGGGGTACAAGGTGTCTATTCAGTTCCTTTGAAAGGAATTCAAGAACAACTCCAATCGATTGCTGAAGATTTGCGTCCAGATGCGATCAAAACCGGGATGTTATTTAACAGTGACACCATTGAGGCGGTTGCGAGATTTATAGAATTTTATGAGATGAAACACATCGTCGTAGATCCAGTGATGATTGCAAAAGGTGGAGCTTCACTTTTACAAAACGAAGCAGTAAAAGCATTAAAAGAAAAATTACTGCCACTCGCGACTATCGTTACACCAAATATTCCAGAAGCAGAGGTGCTTACAGGAATGAAAATTGAGACGATGGATGACCGAAAGCAAGCAGCAAAATTGCTTCATGTCATGGGTGCTGAATCCGTCATGATTAAGGGCGGCCATGATCAAGGAAGTGAAGAAATGATTGATCTTTTATTTGATGGACAGCAATTTCACACCTTTACTTCGAGGCGGATTTCTACAAAAAATACTCATGGCACAGGCTGTACCTTTTCCGCTGCGATAACCGCACAACTTGCAAAAGGAAGATCGATTGTTCAAGCGGCACAAGTGGCAAAAGACTTTATACAGGCAGCCATCGAGGAGGATCTACACATTGGATCCGGTCACGGTCCAACCAATCATTGGGCATACAAACGAAACAAAGCAAAAATCGGAATGAAATAAAATATGAAATTAGCTAGGGGTGCCTAAAGGCTGAGAGGAATCTTTCCAACCCTTGAACCTGATTTGGTTAGAACCAACGTAGGGAAGCAATCATTTTGCATGAGCTGTAATACGAGGAAAAGCTCTATGTAAGAATGTGAAGACTTGCCAAGATTGGTAAGTCTTTTTTATTTATCCAAAACAAACCAATAGGAGGAACTACTATGACCGACTTATTAACGATTGGAAATACGCAGCTACATAACCGACTACTAACAGGAACAGGCAAATTTTATAATCACAAGCTTATGAAAGAAGCACTAACGCAATCCGGTTCACAAGTTGTTACTGTCGCTTTAAGAAGAGTCGACCTGAATGCTACTGGTGAAGAGAACATTCTAGAAGACATTCCGCAAAATATGATTTTGCTTCCGAATACGTCGGGAGCGAGAACCGCAGACGAAGCGGTTCGAATTGCCCGACTTGCAAGAGCAGCCGGTATGGGCAATTGGATTAAAATCGAAGTCATTTCCGACCAAAAGTACTTGCTTCCTGACAATTACGAAACGGCAAAGGCAACTGACATCCTAGCAAATGAAGGGTTTGTCGTTCTACCGTATATGAGTCCTGACTTAATGGCAGCAAAAGCGATGCAAAATGCTGGAGCAGCAGCCATCATGCCACTTGGATCTCCGATCGGTTCAAATCGAGGAATTCGGACGAAGGAACTGATCCAAATTTTAATAGAAG containing:
- the thiD gene encoding bifunctional hydroxymethylpyrimidine kinase/phosphomethylpyrimidine kinase produces the protein MVNKALTIAGSDSGGGAGIQADLKTFQELDVYGMSVITAVTAQNTTGVQGVYSVPLKGIQEQLQSIAEDLRPDAIKTGMLFNSDTIEAVARFIEFYEMKHIVVDPVMIAKGGASLLQNEAVKALKEKLLPLATIVTPNIPEAEVLTGMKIETMDDRKQAAKLLHVMGAESVMIKGGHDQGSEEMIDLLFDGQQFHTFTSRRISTKNTHGTGCTFSAAITAQLAKGRSIVQAAQVAKDFIQAAIEEDLHIGSGHGPTNHWAYKRNKAKIGMK
- a CDS encoding thiazole synthase encodes the protein MTDLLTIGNTQLHNRLLTGTGKFYNHKLMKEALTQSGSQVVTVALRRVDLNATGEENILEDIPQNMILLPNTSGARTADEAVRIARLARAAGMGNWIKIEVISDQKYLLPDNYETAKATDILANEGFVVLPYMSPDLMAAKAMQNAGAAAIMPLGSPIGSNRGIRTKELIQILIEEMELPIIVDAGIGKPSEAAEAMEMGAAAVLVNTAIATAKDPVEMAIAFDLAVKAGRKAYLSGVGPTTTTAQASSPLTGFLG